The DNA window GAAACGATAGACTCCACCAGGACCCTAACGTTCGAATTAGGGACTCCCATGCTATACCGTTTCGGCTTCACCGCAGCGTTGGAATACCTGTCGGAGAGATTCGAGGATAATTATGGCATCTCCATAGAGTACATCTCGGACGGACCGATGCCCTCGATGGACGACGACATGAAGGCCTTCCTGTTCAGAGCGGTCAGGGAACTGGCGATGAACACGGTAAAGCACGCGGAGGCATCTAAGATGACCATCAGGATCAAGACCTACGGAGATCGACTTTACGTATCGACCACCGACGATGGATCGGGCTTCAATCCCAAGACCCTCGAAAAACTGGAGGGAAACAGGAGATCCTTCGGCCTTTTCAGCCTCAGAGAGAGGATAATCTCCCTGGGAGGACGGCTGGTAATAAGGTCGACCCCGGGGGAGGGGACCTCTGTGAGACTGATGGTCCCGGTCGGAAGGAGGAACGACGAATGACGATAAAGATACTCCTGGCAGACGACCATAAGATACTCAGGGAAGGAGTAAAGGTCCTGCTGAACCGCCAGGAAGATATGGAGGTAGTGGCAGAGGCAGGAAACGGAGAGGAGGCCCTGTCCATAGCCGGCGAGATCAGACCTGACGTAACTGTCATGGACGTCATGATGCCCCAGATGGACGGAATAGAGGCGACCAGACGGATAGTAGAGGACGGCTCGTCGAGGGTGGTGGCCCTCTCTATGTACGCCGACAGAAGCTTCGTCTCTGAGATGCTCAAGGTAGGAGCCCTGGGATTTCTTCTGAAGGACTGCGCTTCCACCGAACTGGTCGAGGCGGTGAGGAAGGTTATGGACGGGGAGATCTACCTGGGGCCCAGCATATCCCATATAGTCGCAAAACTGTACGTGTCGTCTCTGCACGACCCGGACGAGATAGAACCTCTGACGCCTAGGGAAAAAGAGATATTGATACTCCTGGCGGAGGGGAACACGAACAGAGAGGTGGCGGAAAGACTGCATCTCAGCATAAAGACCGTCGGGACCCACAGGCAACACATAATGAACAAGTTGAAGCTGGAAAACCTGGCCGATCTGGTCAAATACGCCATACGAAATGGAATGATCTCCATCAATAGATAACTATAAGCGACAAAACCTTAGTATAAATCAGCAAGAGGAGAAGCCCCTATCATCCTAAGACCGATTGTACCGCCCTGTGAAACGACATATGCTTACAAAAGTGTAGCTAAACACATCATATTCACATGGAGGGACGATCAATGGAGAGAAAAGGAAAGATAGGGCTTCTTCCAAAGCTGATAATCGCCATCATCGCCGGTATCCTGATAGGCAAGTTCACCCCCGAACAGGTGGTAAGGCTTCTCGCGACCTTCAACGGCCTCTTCGGCAATTTTCTGGGCTTCAGCATACCTCTGATAATAATCGGGTTCGTGGCTCCCGGAATAGGCGACCTGGGAAAGAACGCCGGTAAGATACTAGGATTAACGGTCGCGATAGCCTACGGTTCCACCGTTTTGGCCGGTTCCCTGGCCTACTTCGC is part of the Dethiosulfovibrio russensis genome and encodes:
- a CDS encoding response regulator transcription factor, translated to MTIKILLADDHKILREGVKVLLNRQEDMEVVAEAGNGEEALSIAGEIRPDVTVMDVMMPQMDGIEATRRIVEDGSSRVVALSMYADRSFVSEMLKVGALGFLLKDCASTELVEAVRKVMDGEIYLGPSISHIVAKLYVSSLHDPDEIEPLTPREKEILILLAEGNTNREVAERLHLSIKTVGTHRQHIMNKLKLENLADLVKYAIRNGMISINR